A genome region from Primulina eburnea isolate SZY01 chromosome 9, ASM2296580v1, whole genome shotgun sequence includes the following:
- the LOC140840766 gene encoding G-type lectin S-receptor-like serine/threonine-protein kinase LECRK3, whose product MAFAFFCRILFCTIFILLPLSSIAQQYSNVTLGSFLIAGNTNSRWISPSGEFAFGFQRIVPDGGYLLAIWFDKIPEKTIVWSANRGNPSKEGSRIQLFTDGRFELDGARGNLILNDARSGPGGVAYGAMLDSGNFVLALNTSDIVWQSFDHPTDTLLPTQILHQGNSLISSYSETNFSVGRFVCMVRDDGKLVLQSKNFPMDNNMYTYWSTSNTDPGSRLMFNQSGYIFLAANNGSILEFLSNNGVWTGQIYQRAILEYDGVFRHYVYPKSADSTGGRQMKWSILDFSPPDICVLFVGATFPGACGFNSFCTAGNEERPICSCPDGYSPMDSNIRMSGCKPNFVLPNCDQQSQESELFIFEELLNIDFVAGDYMGYRSMEEDQCRRACLDDCFCAAVVYENRNCWKKRFPFSNGQKKSNFNGKTLIKIRRDNTTAVTSSRNPETNESSRSTLIITLSVMFGISMFLFLVTSISWFAFHLKGREPNNLGPYSNLPGQYLRSFSFKELQEATNGFKEELGQGACSTVYKGALKDETDKVIAVKRLKKIATETEKEFKAEVSSICRTNHKNLVKLLGYCVEGQNRLLVYEFMSNGSLASFLFQKSKPSWYRRVQIAIATAKGLCYLHEECCIQIIHCDIKPQNVLLDESFTAKISDFGLAKLLMTDQTRTTTAIRGTRGYVAPEWFRNMPITSKVDVYSFGILLLELVCCRKKVESHVEDETEVILVDWAYDCYETGTLKLLTENDEEAIDDIKRFKKFVMIGIWCVQEDPSLRPNMKRVVQMLEGAIDVPNPPHPESFVI is encoded by the coding sequence ATGGCTTTTGCATTTTTCTGTAGAATATTGTTTTGTACAATATTCATATTGCTTCCATTATCATCTATTGCCCAGCAATACAGCAATGTTACTTTGGGTTCTTTTTTAATCGCTGGAAACACAAATTCCAGATGGATATCACCGTCTGGTGAATTTGCTTTTGGCTTCCAGAGGATTGTGCCCGACGGAGGCTACTTGCTAGCTATCTGGTTCGACAAAATACCCGAGAAAACGATAGTCTGGTCTGCTAATCGTGGCAATCCATCCAAAGAAGGATCAAGGATCCAGCTTTTTACAGATGGAAGGTTTGAACTCGATGGTGCAAGAGGCAATCTGATTTTGAATGATGCTAGATCAGGACCAGGTGGGGTTGCCTATGGTGCCATGCTTGACAGTGGTAACTTTGTGTTGGCTCTCAATACTTCAGATATAGTGTGGCAGAGTTTTGATCATCCAACCGATACATTGTTGCCTACCCAGATACTTCATCAAGGCAATAGTCTAATATCAAGCTATTCAGAGACCAATTTCTCGGTGGGCAGATTCGTTTGCATGGTGCGAGATGATGGAAAACTTGTGTTACAGTCCAAAAACTTCCCTATGGATAACAACATGTATACATATTGGTCGACGAGCAATACCGACCCTGGAAGCAGATTGATGTTCAACCAGTCTGGCTACATATTTCTTGCAGCAAATAATGGTAGCATACTCGAGTTCTTGTCAAACAATGGGGTTTGGACTGGCCAAATCTATCAGAGAGCAATACTGGAATATGATGGAGTTTTCAGACACTATGTCTATCCTAAGTCTGCGGATTCAACAGGTGGAAGGCAGATGAAGTGGTCCATTTTGGATTTTTCTCCTCCGGATATATGTGTGTTATTTGTTGGAGCCACCTTTCCGGGTGCCTGTGGTTTCAACAGTTTTTGCACAGCAGGGAATGAGGAGAGGCCGATTTGTAGTTGCCCTGATGGATACTCTCCCATGGATTCAAACATCAGGATGAGTGGATGCAAACCGAATTTCGTATTACCTAATTGTGATCAGCAGTCGCAAGAATCGGAACTCTTTATTTTCGAAGAATTGCTCAACATCGATTTTGTTGCGGGAGATTATATGGGTTACAGATCAATGGAAGAGGATCAGTGTCGACGGGCTTGCCTTGATGATTGTTTTTGTGCTGCTGTGGTTTACGAAAATCGTAATTGCTGGAAGAAGAGATTCCCTTTTTCGAACGGACAAAAAAAATCCAATTTCAATGGAAAGACTTTGATAAAAATACGGAGAGATAACACAACCGCAGTCACTTCTAGCCGTAATCCTGAAACAAATGAGAGCAGCAGATCGACTCTGATCATTACATTATCCGTTATGTTTGGCATTTCAATGTTTCTATTCTTAGTTACATCGATCTCGTGGTTTGCTTTTCATTTAAAAGGAAGAGAACCAAATAATCTTGGTCCATATTCAAATCTTCCAGGACAATACTTGAGAAGCTTTAGTTTTAAGGAGCTACAAGAAGCTACAAATGGATTCAAGGAAGAATTAGGTCAAGGTGCTTGCTCAACAGTGTACAAAGGAGCCCTGAAGGATGAAACTGACAAAGTAATTGCTGTGAAAAGGCTGAAAAAGATCGCCACAGAAACGGAGAAAGAATTCAAAGCCGAAGTGAGCTCAATATGCAGAACTAACCACAAAAATCTAGTCAAGTTACTAGGATACTGTGTGGAAGGCCAAAACAGGCTTTTGGTGTATGAGTTCATGAGCAATGGCTCATTAGCAAGCTTTCTTTTCCAGAAATCGAAGCCCAGTTGGTACAGAAGAGTGCAAATTGCAATTGCAACTGCGAAAGGCCTTTGCTATTTGCACGAAGAATGCTGCATCCAAATCATACACTGTGATATAAAGCCTCAAAACGTACTCTTAGATGAATCGTTCACAGCAAAAATATCGGATTTTGGATTAGCCAAGCTTTTGATGACTGATCAGACAAGGACCACAACTGCGATCAGAGGGACCAGAGGGTATGTAGCTCCGGAGTGGTTTAGAAATATGCCAATTACAAGCAAAGTGGATGTTTACAGTTTTGGAATCTTGTTGCTCGAGCTTGTGTGCTGCAGAAAGAAGGTCGAAAGTCATGTTGAGGATGAGACAGAGGTGATTCTTGTTGATTGGGCTTATGATTGTTATGAAACAGGGACATTAAAGCTATTGACGGAAAATGATGAGGAGGCCATTGATGATATCAAACGATTCAAGAAATTCGTGATGATAGGCATTTGGTGTGTTCAAGAGGATCCATCATTGCGGCCTAATATGAAGAGAGTGGTGCAAATGCTTGAAGGAGCAATCGATGTGCCTAATCCTCCACATCCTGAATCTTTCGTTATTTAG